From the genome of Vanessa tameamea isolate UH-Manoa-2023 chromosome 16, ilVanTame1 primary haplotype, whole genome shotgun sequence, one region includes:
- the LOC113393923 gene encoding uncharacterized protein LOC113393923: protein MSQLASELIATQIKMFKLVVLSVVLALAVAEPSAIASLWGGHLAAPWGAALAAPWGAAVAAPVALGAPIGAYNYRGPLSLAPGQPANILAADGRPLDTLSVNVDRAAHLTAKALDHVGAHLLKKRSIVGAPLVAAPLGWHGVAAARVVAPVAAAPIAALGWGHGVPLGHAW, encoded by the coding sequence ATGTCACAGTTAGCTTCTGAACTGATAGCAACACAGATCAAAATGTTTAAACTGGTGGTGTTGTCTGTTGTACTGGCTTTGGCCGTAGCTGAGCCCAGCGCCATCGCTTCTTTATGGGGAGGACACTTAGCCGCTCCCTGGGGCGCTGCACTTGCCGCTCCTTGGGGTGCTGCAGTCGCCGCTCCTGTCGCTCTGGGCGCTCCTATCGGTGCGTACAACTACAGAGGCCCACTGTCACTCGCTCCTGGACAGCCTGCTAATATCTTGGCTGCCGACGGCAGGCCACTCGATACCCTGAGTGTTAACGTAGACCGTGCCGCTCATTTGACCGCGAAAGCTCTTGACCATGTTGGTGCTCACCTATTGAAGAAGAGATCAATCGTCGGCGCTCCTTTGGTAGCAGCTCCTTTGGGCTGGCATGGTGTCGCTGCTGCTCGCGTTGTTGCACCTGTTGCCGCTGCACCTATTGCCGCTTTGGGATGGGGACACGGTGTACCCTTGGGACACGCTTGGTGA